The nucleotide sequence AAACTTGATGCTTCACAATTAACTAAGGGTTAGAGACACTGGCACCAAAAATAAAAAGGCGACAAGTACTATAAATACTTACTGCAGTGTTTTCCTTTTCATACATTGTTATTCACATGTGTCTAAACCTGCTTTTAAAATGGACTATTCTAGCAGGGACCtcttttggatgtctacacaagggaggcttTTCACAAGTAAATCAATTGAGAAAAAATACCATTCCTGGATTGCCAGATAAGAGTACGCCAACAGCCATGCTTTTAAATTACGCACAAATAGCCATCAAATTCAACACTATCACAGCTTCAGTTATCCAGGTAATTGCCCGTAGAAACAGCaaccaccctgtgctgttcttcctACACCTAGCTCTTTGGTGATCACTCTCAAGCTCCATAGCAGCAGAGAAATAGGATTGACGCTTCAAATCACCTGGGACTTTCCATCTCTCCTCAAGGATTTTGGGCAGGAACTTAATATACAATCTAGGAAAAAAATAGCATAAGGCTAGGTTCAAGCTATTGCAGTTTCCCTGCAGCCACatttgcacaggcacagcagaccaatgatttgaatgggctgctgtacctgcacaaaacaCACACCACACAAACACAGGGAAAAGGTCCCTGCAACTTTTCTACAACTGAAGCCTCCCCAAAACCGCAGCGTGCCATGGGAAAATGCACTGTGGTTTCCAATGTGTGGCAgtgccattaaaaatgaatgacAACCTTGTTAAACAGCAGCTTGTTTTTGCTACGGGAAATTGCAATTTACAGTCCCACACCCgcgtagatgtgaacctagccttactcCGATTGATTTAAAACTCAGTTCTAGCCTGCCTACCACGTTTTGTTCATTGACATCAGCCATTCTAGAGCTGGCGTTTGTAATAGTTTTAACTAAATTGGCTTTacaccaacgctgtatcctggcctaggccaacaaagcctagggcagcactttgcaggggaggcagaacagaaagagtccccgccggcttgcgctacactgttagtgtagcgccagtcttatgggggtggactgggctgagaggcaaattagtctagtgcccccataaagcggccgcactgcttctggtatggagggggggggggggggggggggatatacgctgcttctaattttgactgtcccgtcatggaccacaaaccttcctcactgtgctatgttttctgctgcaccattggcatggttatatcttttagtcctctccataaaattatctgaaatttgtgcttaaattagaactataggcaacactttttattttggatagagtaagggagggttataacctatgtccgtttttttttttttttacaccatccctgtcccatcgcAGAGATTTTACTTCCGGCCCCAAAGCCAAACATGAAATGAGAGGAAatgtatgcaaattaagggaatccattgcaccCCCCCTAGTGTGCCCACTCAAATTTtttagggtgggtcttaaacagaaaggggtgggtcataattaattagggggtgcacacatttagtcaggcctagggcagcacaaaacctacatACACTACAGAGTTACACTATGCAGGTTTGCTGCTTTGGAGACCAACCAAAGAGCTAGGAGGAaaaacagcacgggggggggggggtgttcctttttttttacagattacctgGAGAACTGATGCGGAGACCAACAAAAACATTTCTAGACCTTCAGAAATGTGGGTCCAACGTTTACACCAagtgctgaatttgatgggcatttGTGTGTAAAGTTAGTGTGCGGCTAGAGTACCATTGTTTTACAGATAAATGTGCATAAAATACGTTCAATGCCCATATAATCTTATGGGGGAAAATGTTCTTGTTAAAAACGAatgctttttttagttttggatagagtggagaagaattaaaacattttattgttgtctgtgtccatATCTGGGATATTTACACCATTTGTCATGGggaatacagttgtgctcataagtttacataccctggcagaagttatgatttcttggccatttttcagagaatatggagAACACAAACTTTTcacttatggttagtgtttggctgaagccatgatCAACCgtgttttctctttttaaatcataatgacaccagaaactacccaaatgaccctgatcaaaaaggTTTACATAACCTGGTgatttttggcctgataacatgcacacaaggccACACAAAGGGGATTGAATGGTTATtaaaaaaggtaaccatccttaCCTGTGATGCGTGTGTGAAAAAGGTCAAAAAGTTTCTGTACTCCTGACAGACcccttcatccagtgctgcactgacatttctgaatcatggggaaagcaaaagaattgtcgaaggatctgcaggaaaaggtagttgaactgtatacaaaaaaaaaaaaaaaaaaaaagcgctataAGAAGATATACAAGGaactgagaatgccaatcagcagtggtcaaactaatcaagaagtggaaaatgaggggttctgttacaaccaaaaccaccatcaggtagaccaactaaaatttcagccacaactgccaggaaaattgtttgggatgccaagaaaaaaaacacaaatgactTGAGGTGAAAgacaggactctgaaaacatgtggtgtggccgtttcaagttgcacaataaggaggcacttaaagaaaagatgggctgcatggtcaagtcgcaagaagaaagccatttctatgCAAATGCCATAAAGTATCCCACTTGCAATACACCAAACGGCACAGAGacgagcctcaaaccttctggcacaaagtcatttggagtgataaaACCAatagagctttttggccacaaccataaatgctacatttggaggggcgtcaacaaggcctataatgaaaaaggtacaggaggtggatcactgatgttttctgggatgtgtgagctacaaaaaggcacagaaaatttggtcaaaattgttggcaagatgaatgaagtaggtcatcaaaaaatactggaggaacatttgcattcatcagcaagGAAGCTACACAAGGGACATACTAGGAaaatccagcatgacaatgatccaaaatgcaaagccaagtcgacctgtcattggctacagcagaataaagtgaaggttctggagtggccttcTCAGTCTCCTgccctcaatatcattgagccactctggggagatctcaaaacgtGCAGCTCatacaagacagcccaagaatttacaggaacgggaggctttttgccaagaggaatgggcagctttaccatctgagaagataaagaacctcatccacaaaagacttcaagctgtcattgatgttaaaggggggctATACACAGTATTAACTGGGGTAAACTTATCAAAGTCATTTGGGTAGTTCCTGTGgacattatgattttaaaagagtaaacaTATTTGATTGAtagtaaatggcttcagccaaacactaaacttgagtaaaagaaaaagtttgtgttattcatattctctgaaaattggccaagaaatcaaattctgccagggtatgtaaacctatacgaaaaaaatatgtaagtgcagcgcaatgaaagtccatataaaagtaactgaagatgacacccagtgatacagcgaaaactcttcaaacgaaagtgatgtaaccgccaccaacaagagaaatgcttccttaccagatgggatggaccatttgcgttaacaactggtcaaaacagcttggtctcaaCCATAGGAGAGAAGACACGGATGGATCCAGCAAAGTGGTAAGTAATCCGATCAGATGGGATGGGCCATTAGCATTaccaactggtcaaaacagcttggtctcagcaTAGGAGAGAAGATGCGGATGGATCCAGCAGAATGGTAGGTAATCCGATCAGATATAAAAGAAACAGATAACACGATCTCAGTGTAGACTGTATTTTATTCCAAGGGTGAAAAAAAGTTCACTATACAGCAAAAATCCTGGACTGGACAATAGGCACAGGGACGAAGTCCCAATCGGACTTAACGTGCGTACGGGGGAGGAGCTTTGTGACGTCACCTGCACCCTTTAATTGCTGTTTGCAGCTGTACACCACGGCTACATGCCATGCTTTATGATTTTAATCTCATTCGCTATACCAGACGGTAGTCCTTCAGTGGATTTCCCTGTGCCTATTGTCCAGTCCAGGATTTTTGCTGTATagtgaacttttttacccttggaataaaatacaaacagtctACACTGAGATCGTGTTTTCGGTTTCTTTTATATCTGATCGGATTACCTACCATTCTGCTGGATCCATCCGCATCGTCTCTCCTATGCTGggaccaagctgttttgaccagttggtAATGCCAATGGCCCATCCCATCTGATCGGATTACTTACCACTTTGCTGGATCCATCTGTGTCTTCTCTCCTATGGTGAGAGACCAAGCTGTTTTGCCCAGTTAACGcaaatggtccatcccatctggtaaggaagcatttctcttgttggtggcagttacatcactttcgtttgaagagttttcgctgtatcactgggtgtcatcttcagttacttttatatggacttttattgcgctgcacttacatatttttttcgtTTGCTACATTTGAGGGCGTGATTACCTTTTTTTTGTGTTCCGCTTGCAATATTTTTAGTTTAACTGTATTTGTGCACCGATTGTTGCTTTTATTATGTAAACCTATAAGCACAACTGTATCACGGCTGTGAAAAGATATCCCCAAATTCTGAGTTTCTACCAGAAAATAAAAAGGGGaagtctaccaaaaaaaaaaaaacacgacactagttctggtgacaaccaggaattTCCCCTCACGTTCTGTTGCTATGGGACAGAGTGAAGAAAAATCCCCCCAACAagaaagatggcaaaaaaataaaaaaaattctgaaaggttataatcctcccttgctctatccaaaatgtaaaacattgtTTTGCCTAAATATAAATATCTGTTCGAGAAGTGCAAAAACGGAACATAAAACACCTCCTTGATATGTTATGGGGGaaaagagagtgtgtgtgtgtgtgtggggggggtcatGTTCCTAAACAGACGAGGCTGCTCCTCCCATAAACAGTAGTGAGTTAATGATATACtaggacaggaaatgtgttactgACAAGATCACCAGCTGaaagtaaaaagggggggggggggataaaaaatgcagcCACAACATCTAAAGATTGATAAGATATAGTATGTTTTAAGTGCAGCAAGCCAGACAGTTCACATGCTGCCAAGTGAACAGATAAATATTCTCTGCTGCAAAGCTCTAAATTTTCAAAAAATACTCAGCACTACGGAAACCAATTTCGCAGATAAAATTTCAGCTGGTCTGTTCAGATTCTTTCTACAAGGTTATTGAGATTCAGCACAAACATAATGTTGATTTGTTAAATGAACACCATTTATTTTAATACTTGCAGTATTTGATGAATGCTGCATGCAGTCAATTTAAACATTGCATACTCCCAGCAATAATGCACATGCTTGATGTAAGCTGTAAGGAACGTTTAATAAACCACTTAACTATACATAAGAACCAGAACAAATTCCAATGGAACAGGCATACACTGAACTGAATAATGCACAAATTCCAAAAGGAACGAGCATACACTGAACTGAATAATGCACAATGGTTTTAAATAGAATATGTGTAGATGTGTATCAGCTCTTCAGAAATAAAACCGCATTATTCTGTTTAATGCttaaatttttaaaacttttattccCAGTTCAGGTTAGCAGCCTCAATGTTATATTTCACATATTAAAACATGAAccagaccccttatatatttatggTCAGACAGTTGCAAATGCAGTTCTTAAGCTGGCAGCTATGTGTATATGTGAATCATGAGCAAGCGTCATGTCAGACAGATTGTCTGCAACACATTAACTGTGCAGGGACAGTGCGAAGATTAAGTAGGGAGCTGCAGCTACAAAAAGCTATACATTTTAAAcaaagtgattttttattttaacaagcaTAGACATTTGTTATATTTCACAACGAGATAAATAATCCAAATTTAAACTAAATCAGCAATTTCTACAGTATGCCATTAAAATGGGCCTTCAGACATACAGAATGAGAAAAACCTGACAAGTGTCTATTTACACAAATCCTAAAGTGAGTTTACAGAACTAGGTTATCCTTGATCATTTACCAATGTAAAGAGTCATATTTGAACACCTTTGTGGCTATCCTATCCCCCTTCAGTGCTGGAAGGAAATGCTTTGcgcccctcctcttctctgagCCTTATAGGTAGGAACACCCCAATCCATCCCATGGAAGAAAtttcaaacaaacacaaaaatatttgtGTGCATCAAaagatcaactttttttttttacaaaataaaaatttggcgTGTTATATGAAGCAGACATCCGCTGGACTTAGACTTGGTAAAAATGTTCACTGCCACAGAAAGTACATCCAGAACGCAAGGCACAACGTGCTGAAGCAGGAAGACCCTAAACTGGACGTAGGAACCAGATTGTTCTATTGAAAGATGCAGTCCAACCACTAAAAATCATGTCCTTTGAATATTTTTAAAGATAAACATTTAGTGGGTACAGTGACCAAAGTTATCTGCCCATTACTTatcaattcttaaaaaaaaaaaaaaaaagaaaagaaaaaaatagttaaaaaaaatattgaagctAGTATCTTAAACATAAACCTCTATAATACACTAACTTACAAACGCTGTCAGATCGAACTACTACAGAACATATTGAGTAGGCCTCAATAATTTATAAGTGCTTAGCACAAAAGACTGACAGGTGCTATTATGGTACCTTTTTTTCAGGTTTGGTTTTGTTTTCTAATAAATGAGCTTATGCTTCAGAATGTCATGCGAGCAAATTATAAAACAAATCATATTGCATTTGgttaacattacattttttttttccaacaccaGTGCCTCCAGCTGTGCAGTAAGCAGACTCACAGAGATCTGCAGATATCATGTTATTTTCACCTTATATACACTCCAAAAATTAGCAAACGCATAAcctaaaatagaaaataagtaAATGATCCTTGTAGCATTTAAATAACCAAAATATCTTTGTGTGTGATATCCAAGGTGCACTTCCACTGGGTTAAAAGCTTTAATTCATGGCAAAGATTTGGCAACCACAACTAGTGTAACTGGCGCATAAGAATCATTATATGCTTATCTGCTAATGTTGTCATATAGAGTTATGATTTTAAAGTCAAAAGTTCAAAGTATATTGGGGCGAATAGCTTGGAGGCAGGGACAATACACAAATTGCAACATTTAAGGCTGCTTTTGAAATtaaacatttaattaaaaaaaaaaaaaaaaaaattctctttttttaaattatacagtTTGCAAAGTCCAGCCACCCTTTAATGCTGAAGGGGTCTTCTGATGAATCTTTCCAGCACTGAAAGCAAAGCCTTGGCTCCACCACAGGTTGTAATTGGAGTCTGTCTTTGTAATTCAGATTGTACATAAAAGCAGTATCCCGATTTACTTTGTGAACCTTCTTCTTTTACATGTATTCTAACATTTGGTGAGGGAAGAAAATGAGATCTGCTTATATTCAAAAAAGGACATCTCACTCCAAGTCAAAACCCTAGTTTAAGCACCACTCAAAAAGTGGCCATAAAAAGCATCTTTTCCCCCACTGCCCAGCCTAGAAATGCTAGCCGCTTAGTTGACAGTTTTTAGCAATTGGTTTAAACAACACTTTCTCTGTTGGCCGATACCAGAACAGCACGGCGACAGATAGGGCATGTAGAGTTCTCAGAAAGCCAGCGATCAATACAGTGGACATGGTACTCATGAGAGCAGGGAAGCTTGCGTAGCTTGTTCCCTTCTGTGTACTCTGTTATGCACACACTACAAGTTTTCAGGGCATCATTTTCACCATAGTTTCGGGTAGACAGGTTGTCAATTTGTTCTTTGGTGAGTCCTCTTGGCTGATCATCATCATCCTCGTTAAGGAGAAAAAATTGTGCCAATCTGAGAAACGGCAAAGAACCACTTTCTTCAAAGGTTACAGATCCTCTGTTATTACGGATCTCCCTCCTGGTTCCAGAGGTTGAAACATCATTACTTCCATTGTCAGCTTCCATGGGAGGGACGGGAGGAACGGGAGGGATGGGAGGCACAGGAGGCGGCTCTGCTGGCTCTGGTGCAGGTGCTCTGGGAGGAGTTGCTGCTGCTGCCGCTACcgctgctgctgcagctgctgccgCTGCATTGTTTTGCATTTCCACTCCAGTTGCTACTGGAGGAGAACCAGCAGCAGGGGTTCCAGGCTCAGCATCATTGTCACTATACATGAAGTAACTTAGCTCCCCAAAGCCAGTCATTATCTGTCTCAGCATTGTTTGTATAGCAACAGACGTGGTCTCACTTAGGCCAGTGTTAAGTATTCTACGGATTGGAATTCTGATAGTACTGACATATGTCCGGACACCGGCACGTTCAGACCTTGAGAAAGTGCGACGAAATCCTCCTCTCTCACTCTCATACGTAACGGTGTTATTAGGAGTTTGAGAACGAGAGCGTGTCCTATTTGCAATGCTGTCTCTTTGACGATATTCCCCTGGGCGTACCCGCCTGACCTGAAGATCTAAAACTATGGTCGGTGGCCTCTGACCGGTTCCTGTAGCCTCTGCATTTTCTGGAGTCTCTGCTGGAGGGGGCTGTGGGGAGTTTGTCTCAGAGTTTGAAACCACAGTGCTTGCACTCGGAGGATCAACAACTAATGCCTGTTGCCTAGATGTTACATGCTGCCTAGTTCTAGAGCTGCCCTCTGTCTCAGTTGCAGAGTTGCTCAGATATGCAGTCACAAGCTGTCTGGTTCTAGAGCTACCCTCTGGTTCAACAGGCGAAGGGTCAACAGTCTGTGATGAATTATGCTGAGCCCTCCGAATTGGTACTTCAACAGCTGGATTCAAGGGTGATCGGCTTCTGTCATACCTGGACCTGATCCTTCGCAGCTCTGGGCTTCTGCTTCTGGCTCTCCTTTGACCTCTTTGAGGAATAGGCTCCTCTACGACAGTTTCCACAGTTCCTCCAGTTGTCACAATTTCAGGTTCAGCTTCCACCTCAGGTTCAGGCTCGGGCTCAGGTACGGGCACTGGCTCAGGCATGGGCACTGGCTCAGGCACGGGCACTGTTACTGGCTCCGTTACTGGCTCCGTTACGGTCTCAGCTACAGTCTCGGATACTGGCTCTGTTACTGTCTCTGTTACTGGCTCCGTTACGGTCTCCGTTACTGGCTCCGGCTCGGCCTCAGCCTCACCTTGATTGGCAAGTTCCATATTTTCAACCCCAGAGCCTTCCGACTGTTCACCAGGAGGCAGATTTTGGTTACCGGTACTGCGATTCACATTGATCTCCAAACTAAACCGAAAATCTCCACTATTTGgatttgtcctgctgactgcccTCCATGACTGATTGCCACGTTGTCCACTCCTTGTTGTGTTTCCAGTTTGTCGCACTGAATTTAGCCAGTCTATTATAGAATCTCCATTAGAAGAGTCTTCGGCATtctcacctgtaaaaaaatgaacagaGGAAGATACATTTTAATATGTTATCAAGATAAAATTCAACTTCCAGTCATCCAATAGTGGAGCATACATGCAATAAAGCTATAATTACATACCTACATAGAAAAACCACTACAATTTTGTCACACATATGAAGGGCCAAGAGAAGGCATTGACTATCCATACCGatcaataaaacatatccaaGTCCATCCAGAATAAACCCAGCACAATGCTACTTTATTTTACGTTTCTTCTATTTGCACTAAATCTCTTGCTGTTATGATTGCCATGACATTGAGTTGAGAGCCAGGAAAAACAGTTTCTTATTTTAATGTGATTGGTAGTTTAGTGCCTTAGTGTGCTTGGTTTTTAACAGGTATAATGCATTGTTTAAAATCTaaaatcttccaaaaaaaaaataaaaaaaacttttaggaaaACTGGGCAAGAGGCAGATTTTTATTGCTGCTTGTACCCCAATTAAGTTTTActgccaggccctgtgctccaATTTTAAACTCAGCTGCAAATATGTTTGCAATCTttccattgcttttttttattattttttttattattcttacggCTTTCAGTGTTTGTAAAAAGACCCCACAAATCATATTTTCTGAAGGCAGGtgacctgtagaataaaaaagGAAGGTGCTTCTAATTTTTAAGGCACTATGATAtatgcgcaaatgtttatcaaaacagcTGTTCtcactaaaaatgcactaaaatcatTAGAAGATAAAACATTAAAACCtttcaaaaaaacatataagcTAAACCTGTATCGAGATAAAGGTttgtaaaattttaaattatgcctttttggtgaaatggtgaaaaaaattaaataa is from Rana temporaria chromosome 9, aRanTem1.1, whole genome shotgun sequence and encodes:
- the RLIM gene encoding E3 ubiquitin-protein ligase RLIM is translated as MESTDSTGKGNAEQSDSQRQSQMDRLDREEAFYQFVNNLNEEDYRLMRDNNLLGTPGEITKEELLRRLQQIREGPPPPNSDENRGENAEDSSNGDSIIDWLNSVRQTGNTTRSGQRGNQSWRAVSRTNPNSGDFRFSLEINVNRSTGNQNLPPGEQSEGSGVENMELANQGEAEAEPEPVTETVTEPVTETVTEPVSETVAETVTEPVTEPVTVPVPEPVPMPEPVPVPEPEPEPEVEAEPEIVTTGGTVETVVEEPIPQRGQRRARSRSPELRRIRSRYDRSRSPLNPAVEVPIRRAQHNSSQTVDPSPVEPEGSSRTRQLVTAYLSNSATETEGSSRTRQHVTSRQQALVVDPPSASTVVSNSETNSPQPPPAETPENAEATGTGQRPPTIVLDLQVRRVRPGEYRQRDSIANRTRSRSQTPNNTVTYESERGGFRRTFSRSERAGVRTYVSTIRIPIRRILNTGLSETTSVAIQTMLRQIMTGFGELSYFMYSDNDAEPGTPAAGSPPVATGVEMQNNAAAAAAAAAVAAAAATPPRAPAPEPAEPPPVPPIPPVPPVPPMEADNGSNDVSTSGTRREIRNNRGSVTFEESGSLPFLRLAQFFLLNEDDDDQPRGLTKEQIDNLSTRNYGENDALKTCSVCITEYTEGNKLRKLPCSHEYHVHCIDRWLSENSTCPICRRAVLVSANRESVV